The following proteins are co-located in the Candidatus Paracaedibacter acanthamoebae genome:
- a CDS encoding FAD-binding protein has protein sequence MKLRKATKIIIVLVLLIVSVYLSTEPKYAPPSAVTPPFITHFPTFIAHKSIISNKSHPNTIDAIEEVLMSEVPGIEVDVRLSKDGIPFIYHGNTLEEETNGVGIPEDQVWTDLEKLTYKNTTNSKIMTLESLLTTVGSKKFIFLDIKTYKIFNQKLALAITALINKYQLQETIFVESFNPFLLLSVRLTAPDILIMYDFTTSSEAPSKDIEPQFKKIPWLLKQPFIQKQIRRIIRPDLLSPRFNINEDMLKSIISNGYPVVASNIDTPQAAQGLLDIGVKGIQTNKSMSIIQRVKATSQATYDAGGSGVIPSKIIHVQTVEDIVEAVQLARSTQKKITIAGLRHSMGGHTLLDNSIQLDTLGFKKVTYNPETMTVNIEPGATWKRVQKVLDRYGRSVKVMQGDNIFTVGGTISINIHGWQTNSAPLASTVVSLKVLTADGKIHHLHRDDHSLLFRAVLGGYGLFGLIINVELETAPNTALKFKAEFIDPNDFTQAYEKYVTQNPKAELAYGRLCVDKHHLFKHAGLYWYEQTHADKLEDLKFKPPITDNRGILRASETYNWGKKLRWSAEKTYVQRMLHSNAISRNNAMNTDIQILWPIYRTHKDVLQEFLVPKQNLNAFVASLKKHILDFKINILHVTIREVKQDHISLLPYAKTDMFGLLCAFSQGRTPDEEKQMRQFTQKVIDDLLQLNGVFFLPYRLHYTKEQLLTAYPEIKEWVRLKKTLDSENMFDSEFFQYVSKDED, from the coding sequence ATGAAATTAAGAAAAGCTACCAAAATTATTATTGTGCTGGTACTTCTTATTGTTAGCGTCTATTTATCAACCGAGCCGAAGTATGCCCCGCCATCGGCTGTTACTCCACCGTTTATAACACACTTTCCCACATTTATTGCGCACAAATCTATAATTTCTAACAAAAGTCACCCCAACACAATTGACGCTATCGAAGAAGTTCTGATGAGTGAAGTCCCCGGCATTGAGGTTGATGTTCGCCTCTCTAAAGACGGGATTCCTTTCATCTATCACGGTAACACTCTTGAAGAAGAAACCAACGGTGTGGGCATACCTGAAGATCAGGTGTGGACAGATTTAGAAAAACTAACCTATAAAAATACAACAAATTCTAAAATCATGACACTTGAGAGCCTCTTAACCACGGTTGGCTCTAAAAAGTTTATTTTTCTTGATATAAAAACTTATAAAATCTTTAACCAAAAATTAGCGCTGGCTATTACAGCTTTAATCAATAAATACCAGCTTCAAGAAACAATTTTTGTGGAATCATTCAACCCATTTCTTCTGCTGTCTGTAAGATTAACCGCTCCTGACATTTTAATAATGTATGACTTTACAACGAGTAGTGAAGCGCCCAGTAAAGATATTGAACCACAATTTAAAAAAATCCCATGGCTATTAAAACAGCCCTTTATTCAAAAACAGATCCGTCGAATTATTCGTCCCGATTTGTTAAGCCCTCGCTTTAACATTAATGAAGACATGTTAAAATCTATCATTAGCAATGGATATCCAGTTGTTGCCTCTAACATTGATACACCACAAGCCGCGCAAGGCCTGTTGGATATAGGCGTCAAAGGAATCCAAACTAATAAATCTATGAGCATTATTCAACGCGTCAAAGCCACCTCTCAAGCAACCTATGATGCGGGTGGCTCAGGCGTCATTCCAAGCAAAATTATCCATGTCCAAACAGTAGAAGATATAGTAGAAGCCGTTCAACTTGCCCGCAGCACGCAAAAAAAGATTACAATAGCGGGACTTCGACATTCCATGGGGGGACATACTCTTCTTGACAATTCGATACAACTCGACACCTTAGGCTTTAAAAAGGTTACTTATAATCCTGAAACAATGACCGTTAATATTGAACCTGGGGCGACATGGAAAAGGGTACAAAAAGTTCTTGATCGTTATGGACGATCTGTGAAAGTGATGCAGGGCGATAACATTTTTACAGTTGGTGGCACCATTAGCATCAATATCCACGGCTGGCAAACAAATTCTGCGCCTCTTGCCTCAACAGTCGTCTCACTTAAGGTTCTGACAGCTGATGGGAAAATACATCACCTCCATCGAGATGATCATTCCCTACTTTTTAGAGCGGTTTTAGGAGGATATGGTTTATTTGGCTTGATCATTAATGTGGAATTAGAAACTGCCCCGAACACAGCTCTCAAATTCAAAGCCGAATTTATTGATCCCAATGACTTTACCCAAGCCTATGAGAAATATGTAACTCAAAATCCCAAGGCCGAACTTGCTTATGGTCGCCTGTGCGTTGATAAGCATCATTTATTTAAGCATGCAGGATTATACTGGTATGAGCAAACTCATGCTGACAAATTAGAGGACCTTAAATTTAAACCACCTATTACAGATAATCGCGGTATTTTACGCGCTTCAGAAACTTATAATTGGGGCAAAAAATTACGGTGGTCGGCAGAAAAAACTTATGTACAACGCATGTTACACTCTAACGCTATCAGCCGAAATAATGCGATGAACACGGATATTCAGATCTTGTGGCCCATCTATAGAACGCATAAGGATGTCTTACAAGAATTCTTAGTCCCCAAACAAAATCTAAATGCTTTTGTAGCAAGCCTTAAAAAACATATTTTGGATTTCAAAATAAACATTTTGCATGTAACGATCCGAGAAGTAAAGCAAGACCATATCTCGTTGCTCCCTTATGCAAAAACGGATATGTTTGGGCTTCTTTGCGCCTTTTCTCAAGGTCGTACGCCAGATGAAGAAAAGCAAATGCGGCAATTCACTCAAAAGGTGATTGATGATCTCCTTCAACTAAATGGCGTATTCTTTTTGCCCTATCGTCTTCATTATACAAAAGAACAATTGTTGACAGCTTACCCTGAAATTAAAGAATGGGTCAGATTGAAGAAAACTTTAGATTCAGAAAATATGTTTGACAGCGAATTCTTCCAATATGTTTCAAAAGATGAGGATTAA
- a CDS encoding nucleoside deaminase, with amino-acid sequence MKNQYMQMALEQARRAAENGEVPVGAVLVYQDRIIAMAHNLTESRRDPTAHAEILAIREACQKLEQGRLVDCDLYVTLEPCTMCAGAISHARVRRLIYGAYDPKGGAVDHGGRFFQSATCLHRPEVISGVSETESGELLKRFFLPKRNTANLY; translated from the coding sequence ATGAAAAATCAATACATGCAAATGGCTTTAGAGCAGGCTCGGCGGGCTGCAGAAAATGGCGAAGTTCCGGTGGGGGCGGTATTGGTCTATCAAGATCGGATTATTGCAATGGCGCATAATCTTACAGAATCGCGTCGAGACCCAACGGCTCATGCTGAGATTCTAGCTATCCGGGAGGCTTGCCAAAAATTAGAGCAGGGCCGGTTGGTTGATTGTGATTTGTATGTAACCCTCGAGCCCTGTACTATGTGTGCGGGGGCTATAAGTCATGCCCGAGTCCGACGCTTGATCTATGGGGCTTATGATCCAAAAGGTGGTGCTGTTGATCATGGGGGACGTTTCTTTCAATCCGCCACGTGTTTGCATCGCCCTGAGGTGATTTCGGGGGTCAGCGAAACTGAATCGGGGGAGCTATTAAAGCGTTTTTTTCTTCCCAAGAGAAATACAGCTAATTTATATTGA
- the fumC gene encoding class II fumarate hydratase — MRQETDSMGEVNIPEGKYWGAQTERSRQNFRIGNQRMPLGIIRSLGIQKRCAALTNKKLGMLEAPLADAIIKAAEEVITGTWDDHFPLVVWQTGSGTQSNMNANEVIGNRACEILGHPIGQKKPVHPNDHVNYGQSSNDTFPTVMHIAVATETHKKLLPALRKFHQALLAKSQEFANFIKVGRTHLQDATPVTLGQEFSGYATQIELGLGRLERALDGVYALAQGGTAVGTGINCPTGFAESFAESVAHFTQLPFRTAKNKFEALASHDALVDFSGVLNVLAASCMKIANDIRWLGSGPRCGLGEIELPENEPGSSIMPGKVNPTQAEAMTMVCCQVMGNHVAVTIAGSQGHFELNVFKPVIATNVLHSLDLLADCCDSFVEKCLNGIQANTIKLQQNLDKSLMLVTALNPVIGYDNAAKVAKKALHEDITLAEAAESLGLLSKADFTKHVSPEKMLGTR; from the coding sequence ATGCGCCAAGAAACAGATTCCATGGGTGAAGTTAATATTCCAGAAGGTAAATATTGGGGGGCCCAAACGGAACGATCCCGTCAAAATTTTCGCATTGGCAACCAACGCATGCCTTTAGGCATTATCAGGTCGTTAGGCATACAAAAACGCTGTGCTGCCTTAACAAATAAAAAGCTGGGCATGCTTGAGGCGCCGTTGGCGGATGCCATCATTAAAGCGGCAGAGGAAGTTATTACTGGCACCTGGGATGATCACTTTCCTTTGGTTGTTTGGCAAACAGGATCAGGAACCCAATCCAACATGAATGCCAATGAAGTGATCGGCAATCGCGCTTGTGAAATTCTAGGCCACCCAATTGGTCAAAAAAAACCCGTTCATCCCAACGATCATGTTAACTATGGTCAGTCATCGAATGATACGTTTCCCACCGTGATGCATATCGCTGTTGCCACTGAAACCCATAAAAAGTTATTGCCGGCTTTGCGTAAATTTCATCAAGCCCTCCTTGCAAAATCTCAAGAATTCGCAAATTTTATCAAGGTTGGGCGAACTCACTTACAAGATGCGACACCGGTGACACTGGGGCAAGAATTTTCAGGCTACGCAACCCAGATTGAATTGGGTCTTGGCCGTTTGGAACGAGCCCTCGATGGGGTTTATGCTTTGGCTCAAGGCGGAACAGCGGTTGGAACAGGCATCAATTGTCCTACAGGCTTTGCCGAATCCTTTGCCGAGAGTGTAGCCCACTTCACTCAATTACCTTTTCGGACCGCTAAAAACAAATTTGAGGCTTTGGCAAGCCATGATGCTCTCGTGGATTTTTCAGGGGTACTCAATGTGTTAGCAGCCAGCTGTATGAAAATTGCCAACGATATTCGCTGGTTGGGATCAGGGCCGCGATGTGGTTTGGGGGAAATAGAACTGCCAGAAAATGAACCTGGCTCATCTATCATGCCTGGTAAAGTTAATCCGACCCAAGCTGAAGCCATGACCATGGTTTGCTGCCAAGTGATGGGCAATCATGTGGCGGTGACCATTGCCGGCAGTCAGGGGCATTTCGAATTGAATGTTTTTAAGCCTGTCATTGCAACCAATGTCTTGCACTCCCTTGATCTTCTAGCGGATTGCTGCGATAGCTTTGTTGAGAAGTGCCTGAATGGCATTCAAGCGAATACCATAAAATTACAACAAAATCTGGATAAGTCACTGATGCTCGTCACGGCGCTTAACCCGGTGATCGGTTACGACAATGCCGCCAAAGTTGCTAAAAAAGCCTTGCACGAGGATATCACGCTGGCGGAGGCTGCTGAATCATTAGGATTGTTGAGCAAAGCCGATTTTACTAAGCATGTCAGTCCGGAAAAAATGCTAGGTACTCGGTAG
- a CDS encoding amino acid permease, with protein MNKTVGSTCMVAGTAIGAGMIALPMTLAKLGFLATGGLMAITWLIVYYSALLGTELTLRLGDNLTLSEISRRLSGRGAEVLAMVCVMILSYALLAAYLYGGSSISNSLLIAALDQTIPMASLIKAAALFLLIVLTLGIRWIDYINRLMFFALIGLLIVTIFGLSQGISLATIPPVTSQTFNLATWTIAFPIIFTSFGFQIMIPAISGYLNRDIVRIKRAFLWGSLIPVAVYLAWTLSTLGTLTTNHSSLFEKVVSESVDVGEFVQMLSTTTTWDHLQLFVWGVSFFAIITSAFGVALGLIDVWQKLLPSALKGWPRKMIAALITVIPPFSSALLTPGTFIKALGFAGMILVIIAIILPTYLIYKSDREEKTSFYAVTSNHLVRLLCLAFAVGLVGCELFNMIG; from the coding sequence ATGAATAAAACAGTTGGATCCACCTGCATGGTTGCAGGGACAGCCATCGGAGCAGGCATGATTGCCCTTCCCATGACACTTGCTAAGCTTGGCTTTTTAGCAACCGGCGGCTTAATGGCTATAACTTGGCTGATTGTCTATTATTCCGCTTTATTGGGAACTGAACTAACTCTCAGGCTAGGTGATAATCTGACCTTAAGTGAAATCTCCAGACGCCTTAGTGGCCGGGGAGCAGAAGTACTAGCCATGGTCTGCGTCATGATTTTATCCTATGCTCTTTTAGCAGCCTATCTTTATGGTGGTAGCTCTATTTCGAATTCCCTCCTCATCGCAGCATTGGACCAAACAATTCCCATGGCTTCTCTTATCAAAGCAGCAGCGTTGTTCCTCTTGATTGTTCTCACCTTGGGAATTCGGTGGATTGATTACATTAATCGCCTTATGTTTTTTGCTCTTATTGGCCTATTAATTGTCACAATCTTTGGTCTAAGCCAAGGAATTAGCCTTGCAACAATTCCTCCGGTCACGTCTCAAACATTTAATCTTGCGACGTGGACAATCGCCTTTCCCATCATTTTTACATCCTTTGGCTTTCAAATAATGATTCCAGCTATTTCTGGATATTTAAACCGTGATATTGTCAGGATCAAACGCGCCTTTTTGTGGGGTAGCTTAATTCCTGTTGCTGTTTACTTAGCCTGGACGTTATCAACTTTAGGCACCTTGACAACCAACCATTCCAGCCTATTCGAGAAGGTCGTATCAGAATCCGTTGACGTTGGCGAATTTGTTCAGATGCTATCGACCACAACAACATGGGACCATCTGCAACTGTTTGTCTGGGGTGTATCATTTTTTGCAATTATTACCTCAGCCTTTGGGGTTGCCTTAGGACTGATTGACGTGTGGCAGAAATTACTACCGTCAGCCCTCAAAGGATGGCCCCGCAAAATGATTGCAGCTCTCATAACTGTCATTCCTCCCTTTAGCAGTGCCCTCCTAACGCCGGGTACCTTCATTAAAGCACTCGGTTTTGCAGGCATGATTTTAGTCATAATTGCGATCATTTTGCCAACCTATTTGATTTATAAAAGTGATCGAGAGGAAAAAACATCTTTTTACGCCGTCACCAGCAATCATCTGGTTCGACTCCTTTGTTTGGCCTTTGCGGTTGGTTTAGTGGGATGTGAGCTATTTAATATGATAGGGTAA
- a CDS encoding YiiD C-terminal domain-containing protein codes for MSNTLNQLQSYLYDHIPLSVALGVKVTQASCHKVVLTAPLEPNINHKQTAFGGSLHAVATLACWSLIYLNLKENSYLTEIVISKSEVKYSRPVTTDFTVECELDNQTDWLKFETMLHKKGIGRLRLNSKIYQADHLAVDYWGEFVASWRER; via the coding sequence ATGTCCAATACCTTAAATCAGTTGCAGAGTTATTTATATGACCATATTCCTCTCTCCGTTGCGCTGGGTGTAAAGGTCACCCAAGCTTCTTGTCATAAAGTTGTGTTAACCGCTCCCTTAGAACCAAATATTAATCACAAGCAGACCGCTTTTGGGGGTAGCCTCCATGCTGTGGCCACGTTAGCGTGTTGGTCTTTAATCTACCTTAATCTAAAAGAAAATTCTTATTTGACTGAAATTGTAATCTCTAAAAGTGAGGTAAAGTATAGTCGCCCTGTGACGACTGATTTTACTGTAGAGTGTGAGTTGGATAATCAGACTGACTGGCTTAAGTTTGAGACGATGCTTCATAAGAAAGGAATAGGCCGTTTGCGGCTCAATTCTAAAATTTATCAAGCAGATCATTTAGCCGTGGATTATTGGGGGGAATTTGTTGCAAGTTGGCGGGAAAGATAA
- a CDS encoding amino acid permease encodes MGKVFGSSCLIAGTAIGAGMLALPMILAKVGLIQSIGLMVSVWLLAYYSALLGSELNLRAQVPLSLGSLSQHFSGPKAKLVGQVSFMLLCYALLAAYLDGSSSVIASLLKTIPDASPLDANTLIHGIVIGLGIVLLLSTKLIDYTNRILFLTMVTILVLLVGVLSFWIKPMVNLQLLQPAGSALPLLQALPVVFTSFGFQIIFHTICGYLELDPSKIRRAFFWGSLVPAISYFSWTVVSLMFMASHQPEIFATLLGGSLDVGDFIYSLSQASDFPLLKLLAWMLSVLAIITSAIGVGLGLTHTWRAMVNNRFWGVILTIIPPYFIAYKIPEAFIHALGFAGMVLVIIALLLPLYLLYRSDYLAVTHYKILDNKPLRLIVIGISSMIITIEILHLLKWL; translated from the coding sequence ATGGGAAAAGTTTTTGGATCGAGTTGTTTAATTGCTGGCACAGCCATTGGGGCAGGCATGTTAGCCTTACCCATGATTCTTGCAAAAGTTGGCTTGATCCAATCCATTGGTTTAATGGTCAGCGTATGGTTACTCGCCTATTATTCCGCGCTTTTAGGATCAGAATTGAATCTTCGGGCACAAGTTCCCTTATCCTTAGGCTCCCTCTCTCAACACTTTAGTGGTCCAAAAGCAAAACTGGTGGGCCAAGTGTCATTTATGCTTTTGTGTTATGCATTGTTGGCCGCTTACTTGGATGGCAGTAGTTCTGTTATAGCCTCCCTCCTAAAGACAATTCCGGATGCCTCACCTCTTGATGCTAATACATTGATTCATGGTATAGTGATAGGGCTTGGGATCGTCTTGCTATTATCGACAAAATTGATTGATTACACCAATCGAATTTTGTTCCTAACCATGGTCACCATTCTCGTCCTCTTGGTGGGGGTTCTGTCCTTTTGGATTAAACCAATGGTTAATCTACAGTTATTGCAACCCGCAGGATCAGCGTTGCCTTTGCTGCAAGCCCTGCCAGTGGTTTTTACTTCTTTTGGGTTTCAAATCATTTTCCACACCATATGTGGCTATCTTGAGTTAGATCCTTCAAAGATTCGACGGGCGTTTTTTTGGGGCAGCTTGGTTCCTGCAATTTCCTATTTCAGCTGGACAGTAGTTAGTTTGATGTTCATGGCATCCCATCAACCAGAAATTTTTGCTACCCTCCTAGGGGGATCTCTTGACGTTGGTGATTTTATCTATAGCCTTAGCCAAGCCTCAGACTTTCCTTTGCTCAAGCTTTTAGCATGGATGCTATCTGTTCTTGCCATTATAACATCCGCCATCGGTGTCGGCTTAGGATTAACTCATACTTGGCGGGCAATGGTAAACAATCGATTTTGGGGGGTCATATTGACTATCATTCCCCCTTACTTCATTGCCTATAAAATTCCCGAGGCCTTTATTCATGCTTTGGGTTTTGCTGGTATGGTTCTGGTCATCATAGCCTTACTTCTACCCCTCTATTTACTGTATCGCTCAGACTATTTAGCAGTGACACATTATAAGATCTTAGATAATAAACCCCTTCGACTGATTGTAATAGGGATTAGCTCCATGATTATAACAATTGAAATCTTACATTTACTAAAGTGGTTATAA
- a CDS encoding L,D-transpeptidase family protein: MNKLLLKRLVILFSLLGFPVYSEETTLKPGSVDRIVVEKSKRRLHLYCGDNVVKTYKVALGKNPIGHKEKEGDSRTPEGAYKISGKNPASQFHKSLRISYPNQQDILRAHQKYVKPGGDIMIHGLGKEFAMIGKMHSVYDWTLGCIAVSNQEMDEIYQLTKVGASIEIKA; this comes from the coding sequence ATGAATAAGCTTTTATTAAAGAGGTTGGTAATTCTGTTTAGCCTTTTAGGCTTCCCTGTTTACTCAGAAGAGACTACCCTTAAACCAGGTTCTGTGGACCGGATTGTGGTTGAAAAATCTAAACGTCGCCTCCATCTTTATTGTGGTGATAATGTGGTAAAAACCTATAAGGTTGCCTTAGGTAAAAATCCAATTGGCCATAAAGAAAAAGAAGGGGACTCCAGAACGCCGGAGGGGGCCTACAAAATCAGTGGCAAGAATCCTGCTAGCCAATTTCATAAATCATTAAGAATTTCTTACCCAAATCAGCAAGATATTCTTAGGGCTCATCAGAAGTATGTAAAGCCCGGTGGTGATATTATGATTCATGGTTTAGGTAAAGAATTTGCCATGATTGGTAAAATGCATAGCGTTTATGATTGGACATTGGGCTGTATTGCTGTCAGCAATCAAGAAATGGATGAAATTTATCAGCTCACCAAAGTGGGAGCATCCATCGAAATAAAGGCTTAA
- a CDS encoding LexA family protein, translating into MSRGGFRAGAGRKKNSGLFGEKTVARRIPQSLAPALDQYLSNLATSTKLGENIKFIFTPQEHSLQLPFFSSKVAAGLPDIADEHQDYLNLNEHLIPSPDSSFMVRVTGDSMIEAGIHNEDILVVNRDINPKDGHIIIAAVNGEITVKQLILKNDHVILMPANPQYSPLTITQSMDFRIWGVVTSVVHHLGK; encoded by the coding sequence ATGTCAAGAGGTGGATTTAGAGCCGGTGCTGGTCGCAAAAAAAACTCGGGATTGTTTGGGGAGAAAACTGTAGCTAGAAGAATTCCTCAATCTTTGGCCCCAGCTTTGGATCAGTATTTGAGTAACTTGGCTACCTCAACCAAACTTGGCGAGAATATTAAATTTATTTTCACCCCTCAAGAGCATTCTTTACAGCTTCCCTTTTTTTCAAGCAAAGTTGCGGCGGGGTTGCCTGATATTGCTGATGAGCATCAAGACTATTTAAATTTAAATGAGCATTTAATCCCGTCTCCCGATTCTTCTTTTATGGTGCGCGTGACCGGAGACTCTATGATTGAAGCCGGAATTCACAATGAAGATATTTTAGTTGTGAATCGAGATATAAATCCAAAAGACGGGCATATTATCATTGCAGCTGTTAATGGAGAAATTACCGTTAAGCAATTAATCTTGAAAAATGATCATGTTATTTTAATGCCCGCCAATCCCCAGTATTCTCCCTTAACAATTACTCAATCCATGGATTTTCGTATCTGGGGTGTCGTAACATCTGTCGTGCATCATTTAGGAAAGTGA
- the pnp gene encoding polyribonucleotide nucleotidyltransferase encodes MSEFFKITREEVDFGGRKLVLETGRIARQAEGAVLVSYGDTSVLCTVVASRKASPGQSFFPLSVHYQEKTFAVGRIPGGYNKREGKPSEREVLNSRLIDRPIRPLFPEGFFNEVQIICTVLSHDLINDPSIPAMIGASAAVALSGVPFAGPIAGAIVGYVDGEYILNPTPEQAAASQLDLYVAGTTEGVLMVESEAKELPEDVMLGAVDFGHAAFQPVIKAIKNLKKKAGKKDWENVGLGDDYQDLYKKIKKAVEKDLKKAYSITTKAERYAAVDAALEKAIEKVGIADGQERNFDMAFDALKSEVVRSDILNEGKRVDGRDLKTVRPIDVQVGVLPRTHGSTLFTRGETQAVVVSTLGTAQDEQMIDALEGEYRERFMLHYNFPPYSVNETGRMSGPGRREIGHGKLAWRAIRPLLPTKDQFPYTLRTVAEITESNGSSSMATVCGTSLSLMDAGVPLARPVAGIAMGLVKEGKKFAVLTDILGDEDHLGDMDFKVAGTENGITALQMDIKITSITPEIMKVALDQAKDGRLHILGEMGKALSSSRESVSEHAPQMISMPINRDKIRDIIGPGGKTIREICEVSGARIDINDEGIVNISGFDSKSIETAKAMIRNIACDPVVGEVYTGKVVKIMEFGAFVNFMGNRDGLVHISELASERVAKVSDIVQVGDEVTVKVVGFDDRGKVKLSMKALLSAKEKATEPTAAGADQAEAGAES; translated from the coding sequence ATGTCAGAATTTTTTAAGATTACCCGCGAAGAAGTTGACTTTGGCGGCCGTAAGCTTGTTCTTGAAACTGGGCGTATTGCCCGTCAAGCTGAGGGTGCAGTCTTAGTTAGCTATGGTGACACATCTGTCTTGTGTACAGTTGTCGCTTCCCGCAAAGCATCTCCCGGTCAAAGCTTTTTCCCCTTATCGGTTCACTATCAAGAAAAAACTTTTGCGGTTGGTCGTATCCCAGGCGGATATAACAAGCGCGAAGGGAAGCCGTCAGAAAGGGAAGTTTTAAACTCTCGTTTGATTGACCGGCCTATTCGCCCATTGTTCCCAGAAGGATTTTTTAACGAAGTTCAAATCATTTGTACAGTATTAAGTCATGATCTCATCAATGATCCTTCAATCCCAGCAATGATTGGAGCATCAGCTGCCGTGGCGTTGTCTGGTGTTCCATTTGCTGGGCCGATTGCGGGTGCCATCGTGGGATATGTGGATGGTGAATATATTTTGAACCCAACCCCCGAACAAGCGGCGGCCTCCCAACTTGATTTGTATGTGGCTGGTACAACCGAAGGGGTGCTAATGGTTGAATCCGAAGCTAAAGAACTGCCAGAAGATGTTATGTTGGGCGCTGTTGATTTTGGTCACGCGGCTTTCCAACCGGTCATTAAAGCCATTAAGAATTTGAAGAAGAAAGCGGGTAAGAAAGATTGGGAAAATGTGGGACTTGGCGATGATTACCAAGATCTATACAAGAAAATTAAGAAAGCTGTCGAAAAAGATTTGAAGAAGGCTTACAGCATCACCACCAAAGCTGAACGGTATGCTGCTGTGGATGCTGCTTTAGAAAAGGCCATCGAAAAAGTTGGTATTGCTGACGGTCAAGAGCGTAATTTTGATATGGCCTTTGACGCCCTTAAGTCAGAAGTTGTCCGCAGTGACATTTTGAATGAAGGCAAGCGAGTTGATGGCCGTGATTTGAAGACTGTTCGACCTATTGATGTTCAAGTTGGCGTTCTGCCACGGACTCACGGTAGCACTCTTTTCACACGCGGTGAAACGCAAGCTGTTGTGGTATCAACGCTTGGAACAGCTCAGGATGAGCAAATGATTGATGCGCTTGAGGGCGAATACCGCGAACGCTTTATGTTGCACTATAATTTCCCGCCATACTCGGTCAATGAAACAGGACGCATGTCCGGTCCGGGACGTCGTGAAATTGGTCATGGTAAGCTAGCCTGGCGTGCGATTCGTCCCTTGTTACCCACAAAGGATCAATTCCCTTATACTCTTCGTACAGTTGCTGAAATCACAGAATCTAATGGATCTTCCTCTATGGCAACAGTTTGTGGCACATCTTTGTCCTTGATGGATGCAGGCGTTCCGTTGGCACGTCCCGTTGCGGGTATTGCAATGGGCCTCGTCAAAGAGGGCAAAAAATTTGCTGTTTTGACAGATATTTTGGGGGATGAAGATCATCTTGGAGATATGGACTTTAAGGTTGCGGGAACTGAAAACGGTATCACAGCTTTACAAATGGACATTAAAATCACCAGCATTACTCCTGAAATTATGAAGGTGGCGCTGGACCAAGCTAAAGACGGTCGTTTGCATATTTTGGGTGAAATGGGTAAAGCTTTATCCAGTTCCCGCGAATCTGTCAGCGAGCATGCGCCTCAGATGATTTCCATGCCTATCAACCGCGATAAAATTCGTGATATCATTGGTCCAGGTGGTAAAACGATTCGTGAAATCTGTGAGGTTTCTGGAGCTCGTATCGATATCAATGACGAAGGAATCGTCAACATTTCTGGTTTCGATAGCAAGTCCATTGAAACAGCCAAAGCCATGATCCGGAATATTGCCTGTGATCCAGTTGTGGGCGAAGTTTACACCGGTAAAGTCGTTAAAATTATGGAATTCGGGGCGTTCGTTAACTTTATGGGCAACCGTGATGGGCTTGTTCACATTAGTGAGTTGGCAAGCGAGCGTGTTGCTAAAGTAAGCGATATTGTTCAAGTCGGTGACGAGGTGACTGTTAAGGTTGTTGGATTTGACGACCGTGGAAAAGTTAAGCTCAGCATGAAGGCTTTGCTGTCTGCTAAAGAAAAGGCAACTGAGCCAACAGCAGCAGGTGCAGACCAAGCAGAGGCTGGCGCAGAATCATAA